From Butyricimonas paravirosa, one genomic window encodes:
- the wecC gene encoding UDP-N-acetyl-D-mannosamine dehydrogenase, with product MKACFMGLGYIGLPTAIIAAKHGIKVTGVDINPGVVELTNQGKLHIVEPGLEAYLQEVVKTGNLKASLKPEVCEAYFMVVPTPFKGNHEPDISYVEAATRSVLPLLKAGDLYVIESTSPIGTTEKMRELIYGERPELKDKIYIAYCPERVLPGNVIYELVHNDRVIGGIDEESTNKAIEFYSQFVQGTLHRTNARTAEMCKLTENSSRDVQIAFANELSLICDKAGINVWELINLANKHPRVNILQPGCGVGGHCIAVDPYFITADFPMESKIIANAREINNYKAFWCAEKVQNEMLKFELKHHRKPIIAMMGLAFKPNIDDLRESPAKYITTKVMQSCSNADILVVEPNVQEHKVFKLTDYKEAYDRADIVVMLVAHDVFKTLSWTDQKVILDFCGIYKK from the coding sequence ATGAAAGCTTGTTTCATGGGGTTAGGCTATATTGGTCTGCCCACGGCTATTATTGCCGCAAAACATGGTATTAAAGTTACCGGGGTGGATATAAATCCTGGTGTTGTCGAGTTGACAAATCAAGGAAAACTCCATATTGTGGAACCGGGATTGGAGGCATATTTGCAAGAAGTTGTAAAAACGGGGAATTTAAAAGCTTCTTTGAAACCGGAAGTTTGTGAGGCTTATTTTATGGTTGTTCCCACTCCTTTTAAAGGAAATCATGAGCCAGATATTTCTTACGTGGAGGCTGCCACTCGCTCTGTATTACCTCTATTAAAAGCTGGTGACTTGTATGTGATAGAGTCCACTTCCCCCATTGGAACAACAGAAAAAATGAGGGAGTTGATTTATGGTGAACGACCGGAATTAAAAGATAAAATATATATAGCTTATTGCCCGGAACGAGTATTGCCGGGAAACGTGATTTATGAATTAGTACATAATGATCGGGTAATTGGGGGAATTGATGAAGAGTCAACAAATAAGGCTATTGAGTTTTATTCACAATTTGTTCAAGGAACCTTACATAGAACAAATGCTCGTACAGCTGAAATGTGTAAGTTGACAGAAAATTCTTCTCGGGATGTGCAGATCGCTTTTGCAAATGAGTTATCCTTGATTTGTGATAAAGCGGGAATCAACGTGTGGGAATTGATTAACTTGGCTAACAAGCATCCTCGTGTAAATATTCTTCAACCCGGTTGTGGCGTTGGGGGACATTGTATAGCTGTTGATCCTTACTTTATAACAGCGGATTTCCCGATGGAATCTAAAATTATAGCTAATGCCCGGGAAATAAATAATTACAAGGCATTCTGGTGTGCGGAAAAAGTACAAAACGAGATGTTGAAATTCGAGTTAAAGCATCATCGTAAACCGATCATTGCCATGATGGGGTTGGCTTTCAAACCGAATATCGATGACTTACGAGAATCTCCTGCAAAATATATTACAACTAAAGTGATGCAGTCCTGTAGTAATGCGGATATTCTTGTCGTTGAACCTAACGTACAAGAACATAAAGTGTTTAAATTGACTGATTACAAGGAAGCTTATGATCGGGCAGATATTGTCGTGATGTTGGTCGCTCATGATGTGTTCAAGACTTTGTCATGGACAGATCAGAAAGTGATTCTTGATTTTTGTGGTATTTATAAGAAATAG
- the wecB gene encoding non-hydrolyzing UDP-N-acetylglucosamine 2-epimerase — MKKIMLVFGTRPEAIKMAPLVKEFQKYLEQFQTIVCVTGQHREMLDQVLHIFEITPDYDLNIMKQGQDLYDVTARVLTGMRDVLKETNPDIVLVHGDTTTSTAAALAAFYQQIPVGHVEAGLRTHDIYSPWPEEMNRQITGRIATYHFSPTPLSRQNLLDEGVCDEKITITGNTVIDALYMVVERIKNDKTLDFGLNCSLIKAGYDVDRLNEGKKLVLITGHRRENFGEGFINICKAIKALVEKYPDVDFVYPMHLNPNVRKPIHEVFGEDLSDLKNMFFIEPLEYLSFVYLMEKSTIVLTDSGGIQEEAPGLGKPVLVMRNTTERPEALEAGTVKLVGTDFNRIVEEVSRLLEDQNYYGIMSEAVNPYGDGNACKRIFDFVTGIEKRYDVFGV, encoded by the coding sequence ATGAAAAAAATAATGTTAGTTTTTGGAACTCGTCCGGAAGCGATTAAAATGGCTCCTCTGGTGAAGGAATTCCAAAAATATCTGGAACAATTTCAAACAATTGTTTGCGTGACGGGACAACATCGGGAAATGTTGGATCAAGTACTTCATATATTCGAGATTACTCCTGATTATGATTTGAATATCATGAAACAAGGACAGGATTTATATGATGTGACGGCACGGGTTTTAACAGGAATGCGTGATGTTTTAAAAGAAACTAATCCTGACATTGTTTTAGTACATGGAGATACAACAACGTCAACGGCAGCGGCTTTGGCTGCATTTTATCAACAGATACCGGTAGGTCACGTAGAGGCAGGTTTACGTACTCATGATATCTATAGCCCTTGGCCGGAGGAAATGAATCGTCAGATAACAGGACGAATCGCAACTTACCATTTTTCTCCGACGCCTTTAAGTCGTCAAAATTTGTTAGATGAAGGTGTTTGTGATGAAAAAATTACGATAACAGGGAACACGGTTATTGATGCCTTGTATATGGTAGTTGAACGGATAAAAAATGATAAAACACTAGATTTCGGATTGAATTGTTCTTTGATCAAAGCAGGGTATGATGTGGATCGTTTAAATGAAGGTAAGAAATTGGTATTGATAACGGGACACAGAAGAGAGAATTTTGGTGAAGGTTTTATTAATATCTGTAAAGCTATAAAAGCATTGGTCGAAAAATATCCGGATGTGGATTTTGTTTACCCGATGCATTTAAATCCGAATGTAAGAAAGCCGATACATGAAGTGTTTGGAGAAGATTTATCTGATCTAAAGAATATGTTTTTTATTGAACCATTGGAGTATTTGAGTTTTGTGTACTTGATGGAGAAATCAACAATTGTGTTGACTGATAGTGGTGGAATTCAAGAAGAAGCTCCAGGATTAGGAAAACCTGTTCTAGTTATGAGGAATACAACGGAACGTCCAGAGGCATTGGAGGCAGGAACCGTGAAATTGGTTGGAACGGATTTTAATAGAATAGTGGAGGAGGTTTCCCGTTTACTAGAAGATCAAAATTATTATGGAATAATGAGCGAAGCTGTAAATCCTTATGGAGATGGGAATGCGTGTAAAAGAATTTTTGATTTTGTTACGGGAATAGAAAAAAGGTATGATGTTTTTGGGGTATAA
- a CDS encoding oligosaccharide flippase family protein, which translates to MKIENGKRIAKNTLMLYFRMLITMGVTLYISRVVLNTLGAEDYGIYNVVGGVVAMLAFFNNSLSIATQRFFNVEMACGDIESLNKVFSTSVFSYFIIVVIILVIAETVGLWFVKTQLTIPVDRIDAAIWVYQFSIFTFIINILSTPYNAAIIAHEQMSIFAYISIIEVLLKLFTAFLLIYVMVDKLILYAFLLLLISFLIRCLYVIYCRSHFEECKFHFVKDKRLLNKIFSFSGWMLTGTLASALNTQGINVLLNIFFGPICNAARGIAYQLQGAILAFIQNFMTAVQPQIMKLYSKGNIVDMTHLVYGATKYSFFLLLLLALPVLANTKFVLQIWLHDVPDNTLIFTRLIIIDSLINILFIPLGTITQASGRIKFYQIVVSLCFISVFIFSFVAFVLGYPSYYAFLISIFVNVLGLFFRLLILHKYYDFDIFMYMKNVLVRIIIVGLACILLSFFIHFAINFYIKFVDKWSIFFSSVFLNLLVVFFCCWILGFSLDEKRLIKSKIKLFIKNRF; encoded by the coding sequence ATGAAAATTGAGAATGGTAAGAGAATAGCCAAAAATACATTAATGTTGTATTTTAGAATGTTAATAACAATGGGAGTAACTCTTTATATTTCTCGTGTAGTATTAAATACGTTAGGTGCTGAAGATTATGGAATTTATAATGTGGTCGGTGGAGTTGTAGCTATGCTTGCTTTTTTTAATAATTCTTTATCGATAGCAACTCAACGTTTTTTTAATGTAGAAATGGCGTGTGGTGATATTGAAAGTTTAAATAAAGTATTTTCGACTTCAGTATTCAGTTATTTTATTATTGTTGTGATTATTTTGGTTATTGCGGAAACGGTAGGATTGTGGTTTGTAAAAACTCAATTAACGATACCTGTAGATAGAATAGATGCTGCTATATGGGTTTATCAATTTTCGATATTTACATTTATAATAAATATTTTAAGTACTCCTTATAATGCTGCTATTATTGCTCATGAACAAATGAGTATATTTGCATATATTTCAATAATAGAAGTTTTGTTGAAATTATTTACAGCTTTTCTTTTAATCTATGTAATGGTAGACAAATTGATATTGTATGCATTTCTGTTGTTATTAATATCTTTTCTAATTCGTTGTTTATATGTGATTTATTGTAGATCCCATTTTGAGGAATGTAAATTTCATTTTGTAAAGGATAAAAGGTTATTGAATAAAATTTTTTCATTTTCAGGTTGGATGCTTACGGGAACGCTGGCTAGTGCTTTAAATACTCAAGGAATAAATGTATTGTTAAATATTTTTTTTGGTCCGATTTGTAATGCTGCAAGAGGGATTGCTTATCAATTACAAGGTGCAATATTAGCTTTTATTCAAAATTTTATGACAGCTGTTCAACCACAAATTATGAAGTTGTATTCCAAGGGTAACATTGTTGACATGACACATTTAGTGTATGGTGCAACTAAATATTCTTTTTTTCTACTTTTATTATTAGCACTCCCCGTGTTAGCAAATACCAAATTTGTTTTACAAATTTGGTTACATGATGTTCCTGATAATACATTGATATTTACAAGGTTAATAATAATAGATTCATTGATTAATATATTATTTATTCCGTTGGGAACAATAACTCAAGCGAGTGGAAGAATAAAATTTTACCAAATAGTGGTTAGTCTTTGTTTTATTTCGGTTTTTATTTTTTCTTTTGTGGCTTTTGTATTGGGTTATCCTTCATATTATGCTTTTCTTATAAGTATATTTGTAAATGTACTTGGCCTCTTTTTTAGGTTGCTGATCTTACATAAATACTATGATTTTGATATTTTTATGTATATGAAGAATGTGTTAGTTCGAATTATTATTGTTGGATTAGCTTGTATATTATTGTCATTTTTTATTCATTTTGCAATAAATTTCTATATTAAATTTGTAGACAAATGGAGTATTTTCTTTTCCTCTGTCTTTTTGAATTTATTGGTTGTGTTTTTTTGTTGTTGGATATTAGGATTTAGTTTAGATGAAAAGAGATTAATTAAATCCAAGATAAAGTTATTTATTAAAAATAGATTTTAA
- a CDS encoding Coenzyme F420 hydrogenase/dehydrogenase, beta subunit C-terminal domain — translation MNRKTIKDIVGSNLCTGCGACTTVCCKSCISIEKTNIGRLYAKINDNLCIKCGQCFRVCPNFNEKLPYNQSDLFLGTVIDTYIGKSLNKVVYNNSQSGGLVTEILWFLFETQKIDAAIVCKMDVGKITKASAYVVEKKEQLLDFQGSCYIPVDVLSILNTISIYKSVAIVGTGCHIDGLISLQTNGFYVNIKYKIGLICDKVLSSTICDVLLYDKKGLKLDKKIFFRKKNIMVNGKFYSYKDAPIVIQYENGTQTVVPAIQRHIMKDFLTSPRCYLCHNKLNLLADLVCGDPWGMKGADLQYGESLVMVRSDVGKRIIQEMQEMQKINIRYSSIEDVIRGQAITRKERQTKDVLYIYRKKGWNIPVYMQRLLSLKSQTQDVKLKRIIRNYLLLERHSSFYIIRVLQLKLLVYLLKQKCVLFIKLICKLK, via the coding sequence ATGAATAGAAAAACAATAAAAGACATTGTAGGTAGCAATTTGTGTACAGGGTGTGGAGCTTGTACGACAGTGTGTTGTAAAAGTTGTATATCTATAGAGAAAACCAATATTGGAAGATTGTATGCCAAAATAAATGATAATTTATGCATAAAATGTGGGCAATGTTTTAGAGTTTGTCCAAATTTTAATGAGAAACTTCCATATAATCAATCGGATCTTTTTTTGGGGACGGTTATAGATACTTATATAGGGAAATCCTTGAATAAGGTTGTATATAATAATTCTCAAAGTGGCGGACTTGTTACGGAAATATTATGGTTTTTATTTGAAACCCAAAAAATAGATGCTGCAATTGTATGTAAAATGGATGTTGGTAAAATTACGAAAGCTTCTGCTTATGTTGTAGAAAAGAAAGAACAATTGCTCGATTTTCAAGGAAGTTGTTATATACCAGTAGATGTGTTGTCAATCTTGAATACTATTTCGATATATAAAAGTGTTGCAATTGTTGGTACTGGGTGTCATATTGATGGACTTATTTCTTTACAGACTAATGGTTTTTATGTAAATATAAAATATAAGATCGGTTTGATTTGTGATAAAGTGCTTTCTAGTACAATATGTGATGTTCTACTTTATGACAAAAAAGGTCTTAAATTAGATAAGAAAATATTCTTTAGAAAAAAAAATATCATGGTTAATGGGAAATTTTATTCTTATAAAGATGCTCCCATTGTGATACAATATGAAAATGGGACACAAACAGTTGTTCCTGCAATTCAACGACATATAATGAAAGATTTTTTGACATCTCCAAGGTGTTATTTATGTCATAATAAATTGAATTTGTTAGCGGATTTAGTGTGTGGTGATCCTTGGGGAATGAAAGGGGCCGATCTTCAATATGGAGAGTCTTTAGTTATGGTTCGTTCTGATGTAGGGAAAAGAATAATACAAGAAATGCAAGAAATGCAAAAAATTAATATACGATATAGTTCAATTGAGGACGTGATTCGTGGGCAGGCAATTACTAGAAAAGAAAGACAAACAAAAGACGTTTTATACATATATAGGAAAAAAGGTTGGAATATTCCTGTTTATATGCAGAGATTACTTTCTTTAAAAAGTCAGACTCAAGATGTAAAATTAAAGCGGATAATAAGAAATTATTTGTTACTTGAAAGACATTCTTCTTTTTATATTATAAGGGTGTTACAATTGAAATTATTGGTATATCTACTGAAGCAGAAATGTGTATTATTTATTAAATTAATTTGTAAATTGAAATGA
- a CDS encoding polysaccharide pyruvyl transferase family protein has product MRIQIDGTGVINKGAELMLYAIVNEVIQKLPDVDLLYNGIGKVPSFFNGKVKKRNGIGWGEFLEPFHVQSILRRINFSYNIFSLRYALSGIDVVIDAGGFQFSDQFFITNTDLKQLERYYSRLKKNGTKIILLPQAYGPFKTDIGKKIAAILNTYVDVIFVRDKVSLNYLKEVQIDYDKIVLFPDFTALVSSVLPEKYAYLQGAVGVIPNYQMIKKTSTHANDYIHFLCSIIEHVKAKGYNVFMLNHEGELDLSLCNDVNSLLDSKIEIVTGLNALEIKGVISQCYFLISSRYHGIVNALNTGVPCVATSWSHKYKELFGDFGLTSKLINVDQGKNALSTIDSLLLMEENQLVREQLKEAHECIISKNIAMWEIVWNKIL; this is encoded by the coding sequence ATGAGAATTCAGATAGATGGAACTGGGGTAATTAATAAAGGAGCTGAGTTAATGCTTTATGCTATTGTAAATGAGGTAATTCAAAAATTACCTGATGTTGATTTATTGTATAATGGAATTGGGAAGGTTCCTAGTTTTTTTAATGGGAAGGTGAAAAAAAGAAATGGAATAGGGTGGGGTGAGTTTTTAGAGCCTTTTCATGTCCAGAGTATATTGCGTCGAATTAATTTTTCATATAATATTTTTTCTCTTCGTTATGCATTATCAGGAATCGATGTCGTTATTGATGCAGGTGGATTTCAATTTTCAGATCAATTTTTTATCACTAATACTGATTTAAAACAACTTGAGAGATATTATTCGAGGTTAAAGAAAAATGGAACTAAAATAATCTTACTTCCTCAAGCCTATGGACCTTTTAAAACGGATATTGGTAAGAAAATAGCAGCTATTTTGAATACTTATGTTGATGTTATTTTTGTGAGAGATAAAGTGTCTTTAAATTATTTGAAAGAAGTTCAAATTGATTATGATAAAATAGTATTGTTTCCTGATTTTACAGCATTAGTATCCAGTGTGCTCCCTGAGAAATATGCTTATTTGCAAGGAGCTGTAGGAGTAATACCAAATTATCAAATGATAAAGAAAACTTCGACACATGCAAATGATTATATCCATTTTCTGTGTAGTATAATAGAACATGTTAAAGCAAAGGGATATAATGTATTTATGTTAAATCACGAGGGTGAATTGGATTTGAGTTTATGTAATGATGTGAACTCTTTACTTGATTCAAAAATAGAAATAGTAACAGGATTAAATGCATTAGAAATTAAAGGTGTTATTTCTCAGTGTTATTTCCTAATTAGTTCACGTTATCATGGGATCGTGAATGCTTTAAATACTGGGGTCCCTTGCGTTGCTACAAGTTGGAGTCATAAATATAAAGAATTGTTTGGTGATTTTGGTTTGACAAGTAAATTAATAAATGTTGATCAAGGTAAAAATGCTCTATCAACGATCGATTCTTTACTTTTGATGGAAGAGAATCAGCTTGTTCGTGAGCAATTAAAAGAAGCACATGAATGTATTATCTCAAAAAATATTGCAATGTGGGAAATTGTTTGGAATAAAATTTTGTAA